In the genome of Crassostrea angulata isolate pt1a10 chromosome 6, ASM2561291v2, whole genome shotgun sequence, the window aaatatcagaaaGACAGTCTAAATACAAAGTCAGGCCCAAAAAGGAAGCTCAGCAGGTTTCAGGAGTTTGTTTTAACTCTAGTCAGATTGCGACTAGCTTTGACTACATTTGTCATGGCAGATTTATTTGGCGTAAACACCTTCAGAGTTTCTCAAGTCTTCGCCACCTGGATCAATTTCATGTTTACAATATTCAAACCATTATTGAAATGGCCTTCCAGAAATGTAATGATAAAATTCATGCCTTCATTTTTCAGAGCTAAGTTTCcaaatgtaaattatattattgactgtagtgaatttttcattaagAAACCAAGAAATCCAACTGCTCAGTCTCAGACATTTAGCTCCTAGAAACAACATAATACTTATAAGCATTGGTAGGTATGTCACCCATTATCCTGCTTATAAAGTCCTAGTCGTTCGTGAGTCCACCCACACCATCTCATTAAGTATACCAGCACATCACACGATTCAAAGTGTGGTCCACTGACCAAATCCTTACTCCTGCAAAAGTAGTATACACTATATAGATagtatttaaatttccaatGCTATGAAAATGCTCAGTTCACTTTGTGAAAACTAAAGTGGGTTTAAGTGTGTGTTAACCCCATTTTGTTAAGTTTGATGTATAAATACTAGTAAGCTTTGTCAACATGGTCAAtagaaacaattttataaaaagtgtGTAAATAAAAGTCTTACCACTCGGTCACGGCATTTACAGGgtctaaaataattttgttgttcCCCACTGCCACCGTCCTACGCCTTGCATCAAACACAGAGTACTCTTCTTCGTCATTTGCAGATGTCAAAACCTAAAGCCATCATTGCACAGAATGATTATGTGTTTAACCCGGTTATACTACACAAcaaaaatccatgaaaaatatgaatttgaattatttataaaatgtatgataGGTACTATTATTTTCGTCGCTCTGACTACGAATGTCAAAATTAGCTTTTAATCAGGCTTCAGTGAACGAACGATTACCTCCAGACGAAGTTCCTCTGCAAGCTCACACAAGCGCACAAGATCTATTTTCTTGCCTATACTGCAACTTATACCCCTGTCTTGCAGATACTTCTTTAGATCTGGTACTTGAAACCCGTAAAAATGAATTCGTTCTGTCATAGTTATGAGACGCCGTAAAACCGGAAGTTTACTTGCTGAACATTTTTGACCTGGCGAGATTAAACAACGAAAAAAACGTTGTTCAGGATGAACTCGAAACGCGGATATTGGATTATCATtctgatgttgaccaatataggtaagcataatacatgttttttagcagcacaatataatgagacgccagcatacataagtattactttcactttctaaataattgatctccctttgacagcatactgtattaTAACTCAACGGACGAtactcaaattttagttgcctattaaaatgccttactgaaatattgtaaacattaaaatctgacaaataatttttgatcaaaatcgtgaccatgcccctttaaatattaaaagatgataagTGAGTAGAGCTTATAATTCTTTGCTATataaacaaagcatttgtttacattttaaatgttgaagtgaaaattccagttttagacctgagattgtgttaaacgttagatactgtttatttttgcttaaaatgaaaaagaagatagacaaatcagcctcaaaaagatattttactggtatattgaacctacgtAAACAAAGACAAGGAACGAACCTTGTTttcatgacaaagaattgtgagccttgGATCTGGCTCAAAACTCTACgcctgactctcaaatttcacatgattattagaaatacattcccaaagcattgtaaataataaaacagtaaaattgaatttgagaaaaatcgtgaccatgccccttttaataagcttatcatcgttacctatcatatcgcatttttaaagtttctgacattttaattgcaaaatttattttttaatttgtcagacttacactattgagttgacccaaTATTGACCCTTTATAAATAAttacttattaaatttgtgtattacatgtaagtaagtgtagagtctcatttttatatgagttataatagaaatgaaggaaggagtatttctttcttaatgtattataatgcatcaaatacaatgtaggacATGACTTTATGGGTTTGTTCTGACcccatgaaacaggaaaatacaaaatatcttctaatgtcattatgatgcatcaaatggtgtaaagctacaagacccccaggtgttgtctttaaacccCCTTCCCTTTATGAAATagaaaatgatgatacactgtatattttgttaacttctgagatcctcattcctaaaccatataatttattcttgctcCCTGTGTCATTGCGCATTAAGTTGTATATAagttatgcccccttggagacaccctgacattcttAAACTAGAtatgataaagtattttatcttattcgtatgtagtgtttgatccatgtgggtaattcatagcctaatgatgacactGCTTTGTTAAGGAGACTTTACAaatgccccaaataggcgaatacacatgcatataacattttgtttctaaatcataaaaagtgaattaagcaatttccaaaatgttaatgtgcattaggagagaaaaagcaatcaagaaattgctactgtacacatgtaagaatgtaagaagactgaatctttagaaccaggtttgattggtggggtgggggggggggggggtggatgtggaatataaacatttataatttgaatcatttattgttattaattttaacttgtcaatgaaaattagttattgatcccaaggtagaaatatgacttctgatcatatctcaatagatcattgtcaattatgcaaggtgtaataaaattgtttttaagaataacatttttaccagtttatcaaactttttagaccccaatttatatttttattttaaaagatcattCAACAATAAAAGGGATGGgcaacagtttatatttgagtttgtttgggggtgggagttccaagtcatatatttgacaataatttcttaatgtaatttaaaataagactaagccatactacagtcatgaacatgactTGAAGaccaaaacacaaactaatacatgtatatatacataggaagcattacaaaacatatattattgatctatatctgggtttttaaattgaatcatatatcatgaacatatattattgtttctttgttcaaggcatttcagatggtatgtaggtcatgatcccaagtgctcttcctgaaattatcaaatatcataaaaaccattgagatccccaccttaatccaaagatagtATTCCTCCTTAGATCATGGCACAtgagatcattatggcatgtaagttaTGACCCTAttaggggtcatcctgacccccttagaatcagaaattgtcaattatctttgaattattgatgctttatgatcctatctctatttaatctttattcttaagtctcctgaatgaaataatttggagacttattgtttttgtaagGTTCTTATTGCATGTATTATTAtacttcatcttctttttcttctttcccgctatTAAATTGTTTCTCAGAGacggctgaacagaattgtaaaAAACTCTAGGATACATTTGGCCtccatatctagttgtgcaccctggtttgatttttctcattttgggttagacagccacttttcgggggggggggcttgtaggaagaatcgtagactcaatcgtaaatggtaacttgaaaacggacaaagataataatatagggttttcataatcatatattgactgttactggcaatatatatatatatatatatatatatatatatatatatatatatatatatatatatatatatatatatatatatatatatatatatatatatatatatatagggtttattagatctgacccctggggtcatccccaccccctaggaattggaaattacaatatatctcagaaactgttataatcatgacccctaaaccatatatattcttgttccttgtgtcaaggggcatcaaactgtatgtaggtcatgggccccaggGGTGGTCGTGACCcaccttgaacaggaagtgcacaaatatctcgaaaacggttgagatccccaccccaccccttaacatatattttcttgatccttaaagggcataaAATGGTTtgaggtaatgggcctcagggttaaatttaatttttttttaaccgtaatgcacatctatagaacagtccctatcatatcccaagatatgatgtgtctatccattacatcataagaggagttctaggatctatggtTTTTTTTGGGATTGATGAACGTCAATTTtttgctactatttgactccctggatgaaattaaaatttttaaaaccttattgcacatctataggacagccccaattatatcccaagagatgactttttaagaggagttctgggaaccatactttttttgcaaaataacgTCACTTTTTGTTGCCATCtaatccccttaataaaaacaaattctggAACCggatcacacttcaatatgacaccccttatcatattctagaagattatttggctactgcaaaaaaaaaaatgacgttttgaaaccagtttttgtatcaatttttcagccattaaataacccccaggacaaaattgaaaattcctaaaccttattgcgcatctatataataccctaaaacatatttcaaGAGATGATTTGTTTACTGTTGAAATTGTaagaggagttcgaggaagaagattttttgtgaaaaacgtcatttttttaccaattatttgacccccaggactactTTACTTACTTACTGAATTTtagaattagaattttttaaacctttttacaaaacaacatgacaacccaaatcaaactccaagagttcggtttgctggtttataagatgtaagagcagtttgagaaagtaaaacgtgacagacggacggacggacagacggacggacagacggacggacggaacagggtaacaacaatatacccgaactttctttagaaaatgcgggaataattaaataatattatactcagttttgtttattgaaaatgtaatAAAGTTAAAAGACCAGTGTTTTCTTTAAAGCATAAACATGGTGGGTTAAGGATGGTTTCATTAAATTCCTATATTTAAGAACTGAAGTCTACTTAAAAGGAGATTAACTAAggataataattgaaaatggaaaacatTATTGGAGAATACCATTAACATAGAAAAGCCATTAAATACAGGATAAGAGTGTATGTTGGAAATGCAGGAAAATTACAGAAATTAATTTTGGAAAGAAGTCATCACAGCTTTGAAAGAAATTTGTGATAAATCGATTGGTTAATCTCGGCGGGACTACAATTGCAAGCTATTgcaaaacaataataaattcaaaaaggAAATCAGAGTCCTTTTTAATAAAGCTTGGTATCTCAAAGGAGTACGATGCGTAATAGACTTATTCGATGACAATGAAAACGTTTGAAAATtgaaggaaggagtcttctcgttatcaaacatacttcttataataagaaattcatgaaattttgacacagccaaacggatcatattaccaaatgattctatcagtttaatcaaatttgacctttttgttttcgcataaaggtcaggcCAAGGTCaatacctttttcctcaacgtaaaggatgataaaataGCTGTAGCTCTTCGTAGTTTTGTAGACATTTGtgtaagatttgaagattctattcttcaatgaaatgatagaatatcaaaattttatatcagCTTAttctactaaattggaataaatatttctactaaaattgatattgcttagcccgtatttcctctaattttctcaaattttgaagaaattttgattatttttttatgcttccaataataaaatatttctgatttttatgtattatgaagactttatataaagatatgaattcacagaaaagctaatatattgaccattttaagagtgaaaaactgattttcgtgatttttttcacaaaaatcaatgcatAGAAttggcgctttaaaaagcttatgaaattgtaatttgataggcaaatcatatttttaaaacttattctgaaaaccaagtatcatatcattagttcacattagaaaaaaaaatcccacatcgatgttattgtttttaaaatgctaaaacaaactcattaatctgcagcaattctgaattgcgaaacatgtgatattttcctacgccaatattacgccaaaaatatagtccttgttatattctaaacattgattactttttctatgccaagttgtattatagtaaaaaagaaagaaaaatatactattttaatttcctttcatcttgatttaatgtaaaatttatcagatttacgtttgacaagtcgaaaaccagaaaagactcctacctgaaatttaatattcaaattaattattattcacatatacatgtatgtaagtaaTACAAGCTGTATTGTCAGATTTAAGAGGACACAACATCATACGAAATGAAACTTTTAAAcctttgttttaacaaaatggcTTCAAACCCGATGTctgatatacattgtattataagAGACTAATGTAACACCAAAATTACAAGAAAGGAAAATGGAGCAAGCATTTTGTTATTACTGAAAAGCAATAGGTTACAAGCTTTTGTCTACCTTTTTACTATTACCCCAGACTCGAAATTATTTCAATGATTACAGAATCAACAATTATATTAACCATAAACAAATTAGTAAAATAGATATTAATCTATGAATCCATGAGGAAACAATATATCACTTCTTCAGAGATTATCTAAAGGTACGATAATTACTAGAAGAATTTGTTAAAATTCGCAACTCAAAAAGAATTAGAAAAGACGTTGACGATAacacatttaattttcaattttgatattttagaagGTGTAATGtcaaatatgttcaatataGTGCTCATTATGtgaaataatacaaatacaGAAGTAGAGGCCAGAAAATCAACTAACAGTAAACGCCCTTATAAAtgatgtaaaaaattatattaagtaTTACAATTCTGTGCAAAGGGAAGACGTGAGATGGATAGGCTCAATAAAAACTGGATGAAATGGACCCCTCTGATTAACTCGCTCGCTTGCTCTCTCTCGTTctgaaatgtattttatattccTCATagtaaagaagatgggggaatatgatggcgcaaatgcccattcggtttagtagtgaaatacacctttgaatttattttccccaattaaatctattcaaatatatcataatacaactttacaaaagcaaaatttctaactatagtcagtttttagctcacctgagctgaaagctcaagtgagctattctgatcacattttgtccgtcgtccgtctgtccgtccgtccgtctgtccgtctgtaaactttttacattttgaacttcttctctaaaaccgcttatccaatttcaaccaaatttggcacaaagcatccttatgggagggcgaatataaattgcagaaataaaagtccgatctgtatttaaagcggagaaaaccttgaaactgtagaaaaaggggggtgcatttttaaaaatcttcttctcaagaactaccgggg includes:
- the LOC128188536 gene encoding uncharacterized protein LOC128188536; protein product: MTERIHFYGFQVPDLKKYLQDRGISCSIGKKIDLVRLCELAEELRLEVLTSANDEEEYSVFDARRRTVAVGNNKIILDPVNAVTEWSKDLVSGPHFESCDVLVYLMRWCGWTHERLGLYKQDNG